In Cupriavidus sp. EM10, the genomic window AGCTCTACGGCAAGCCCGTCTGCAAGACCGGCCAGAGCGGACGCTCCTTCGTGACGGCGAAGGTGCGCGCGGCGACCGGCGGCGACGAGGCGGTGTTCGTCAACGTGATCGCGTTCAGCGACACGGCGAAGGACGCGCTGCTCGAACTTGATGATGGCGACAACGTGGCGCTGGCGGGCACGCTCACACCGAAGGCGTGGCTGGATAAGCACGGCGATGCCAAGCCCGCGCTCGACCTCGTGGCTCACGCGGTGCTGACGGCTTACCACGTGAAGCGCAAGCGCGCTGCTGTGCAGGCTGACGGCAATGGCAGGGCGCAGCGTCAGGGCGCGCCTGCGTTCGCTGACGACCCGCTCGATGAACCGTTCTGAGGAGCCGCGCATGGACGACGACGAATTCGAACGGCGCATCCGTGCCACCGCGATCGCAATCCGAGAATGGTGCGGGCGCAACGACGTCGCGATTGCAGGCGACGACTCGGTTTGCGAGAGCGCGGCATCGCGGATTCTTGGCTACCGCTCGGGTGATGCGCTCCGCAAGCAGGCCGCACAGGGACGCAACCAGATTCCTTTCAGGCTGCGCGGCAACGTGCGCTTCTATCGCGTGGTCGACCTGAGCCGCACCATCGAAACAAGCTGGAACGGTGAATAGCAGGGCAACTGGCGACGAACGCGGAAATATCGGCATCGCTTTTTTGCTGATCACGGACGATCATGCAAGGCAGTCCGAACCAACATCACAGCGGAGGCAGACCATGATCGTCGGCAACACCTACGTCAAGTTCCTGAAGTGCATGGCGAAGGCGGGTGGTGACCCGCTTGCCGCTGCCGAGATTCACCGCAAGGACTACGGCGACGGCCCTGCGCTCGGCCTGATCCAGAAAGCGATCATCACCACCGGCAACCTCGGTGGCGACGCTGCATATCAGGCGGCGGTCAATGACTTCGTGCTCGGTGTGCAGACCTATGACGTGATGGCCCGCATCAATGCCCTCTCACCGCTGCACTCCATCCCGGTGCGCACGCGCGTGCTGGTCGAGAGCGAGGAGCCGGTCGCGCAGTGGATCGGTGAAGGCGAGATCAAGGTCGCCTCCGGCGCATCGTTCGAGGAACTGACCATCCAGCCGGAAAAGGCAGCGGGGCTGATCGTTGTGACGAAGGAGGTCGTGCAGCTCGCGACCGACGCTGCGGAAAAGTCGCTCACGCGCAGCCTGCAACGCGCGGTCGCCAAGATCACCTCGGCGGCTGCGTTCGCTTCGCCGTCTGTTGCGGGTGCGCCCGCGTCGCTGCTCGACGGTGCCACCGAGATCGCGGCAACGGGCGATGTGCAGGCGGACATGAGCGCGCTGGTCGCTGCCTTCGCGGGCGATATCGAGCGCGCCGTGCTCGTCATGAGCAGCAACACGGCCATGACGCTCGCGCTGCAGGTGGCGATGGTCGGCGGCGCGGGCACGCTCGGCGTGAGGGGCGGCACGTTCTGCGGCCTGCCGACCGTGGCCTCGGCGGACGTGCCCGACTCGATCGTGGCGCTGGTCGATGCCAGTGGCGTGACCTATGGCGATGACGGCGTCCGGCTCGACACGGCAACGCAGGCAACCGTGACGATCGACGATGTGCAGCACAGTTTGTGGCAGGAAAACCTGATCGGCTTTCTGGCCGAACGCTTCGTGTCGTGGTTGCCTGCGCCCGGTGCCGTCGCGTATCTGAGCGGCGTTTCGTGGACGTCAGGTCTGGGAGGCACGCAATGAGCGATACGCAGCCCGAAGTGATCCAGCGTTTTGCCGATGAACTCGCGTACAACATCGTCGGTTCGCTGCAGCGGCTGAACCTCGACCTGTCCTCGCAGCGCGGATATGGCAGCACGCGCGAGGAACGTGCGGGCCTGTTCGAGTTCACGCAGCAGCGCATCAACGAGAGCATCGCGCAGCAGCGCAAGACCCTCGCGCCCGTGCAGTCGGTCGAACTGGCACCATGTCCGAACAGCAGCGAGAAGGGGATGCTGTCGATCCGCCTCACGGACGGCACCCGGCACCGCTATGTCCTGCGCGCCTGCGCCACGCTCATCGATTGATGGAGGACCGTGATGGCCGAACAAAAATGGGTGCTTGAGCACGAGATGGACCGCGAAGCCGTGGTCGATCTCATGGGCAGCTACCTGAAGTCCGAGGACGAAGCCGAGCAATGGGCCGCGTCGATGCTGACCGAAGACGAGGTGCTGCTCGCTTCTCGCGGGCTGGCGTTACGACTCGTGCGTAATGCGGTGGGCAACGGCCATCAGGTAACGCGCCTGTTCTCGCTCGTGCCGAATGGCTGGAAGCGAGGCGATCCGATGCGTGTCGGCATCGAACTGGCTGACGGCACCACCGTCATCTTTCCCGATCGCGGGAGCAAATGACCATGACGAACGTCCAGCCGATCTTTGTTCCTCGCGACCTGCAACGCGTGCTGCGCACCGAGCGCGACGCCGCGATGATCGTGGGCAACGACCTCGCCGCCGACCTGATGCGTCTGCTTGCCGTGGCAGGCGAGCATCAGCAGGACGTCTACATTGCCGTGCTCGATGACGGACGAGGCAAGCCGTCGCTCGTCGCGCGGGTCGCAGGCAGCGCAGGTGATTGGACGCGCGTGTGCTGACGCAAGTGGAAGCGGCGCAAGAGAGGCGCGGCGAGGCTTGGCGGGGGCCGAGTGCAGCACAGGTCGATCGGATGCGTCATCGCAAGCCCTCCTCAATTCTCAAAACGCGAGATCTCGAACCGGGGTCGTCCCCGGCTTGCCCCGTCCCGCAAGGGTGTGTGATGCGCAGCGATGTCCGGGTTGTCCGGCGCGCGCGGCGGACCCAAATATCCGCGCGCAGTGCTCCCGATGTGAAAATTGGCCGTGCGTGGCGAGGTGCCCGCACGGCATTCTTTGCCCTACGCGTTGACGTGAACCCTGTCCCGCCCGATCAGGCCGAGGGCCATCAACCTCGGTGCGAGCAGCTGCTTTGCGTGCGCGTAGTCGGCCTGCTGGCTGTTCGGCCAGCGCGGATTCGTCCACACGCTCGCGCCCGCCGCGAAGTTCTTCACCGCCACGTTGATCGCCACGCGCTCGCGCAACGGCAGCGCCATGATGAGCGGGTCGATCGCCCGCGCATTGCGCTCTCGCAGGTCGCGGTCGATCGCGTCATCGATATCTTCCGGCGTGGCCCACTGGTTGGTGCTGTGATACGCAGTGGCGAACGCAGCATCGCGCGGATAACCCGCTACGGGTTGCCAGCCGCAGCCCCATGCGTGCCAGTCGGTGAGCAGACGATCGATCGCATCCATGACGGGCCTCGGGATAGTGTTGGCAAACGCCTGCGATTATCACGCGCATCAGGAGGCAACCGCCATGTGGAAGCGCCGTTACACCCATGATCGCGATGCCGCCACCCTGCCGCGCCACAACGGTGGCATCACGCGGGCGATGCTCGCGGGCGTGCCGCTCACACCGAAGCCCGGTCACAAGCCGCGCGGTGGGTATCACGTTGAACGGCAGTTCGCGCAGCCGTCGAAGCCAACGCGCATCCGCAAAAACAGCGAGCGTGACGTGGTGCCGCCCGTTGAACCGCTGCCCGCACCGCGAGCGCCAGCATCGCCGCCGCCCGGCATCGCAGTGTTCGATGCGATCGCTCGCGGCCTAACGGACGACTCCGTGTCGCTCTGGTCGAGCCGCAGGGACATGGAGGCACGACGCCGCCGCTCGGACACGGCCATGCGCCGCCTCACGATCATCGAACGGCCTGCGCCGCCGTGCTGATCTGCGCAACTGCGACAGACTCACTACGCATCGGGAAGGTTATGCAGCGTTGAGGGTTGTCCGCCGCGCATGCTCGAATACGCGGGCGCGCTCGCTTTCAACCAGCGCACGCTGTCGCTTGATGGAGACCCGGTACATGTTCACGCCGATCGCCGCCGCGTATTCGTCAGGCCGCGTATGCCGGAAACGTTCGAAGAACTCGTCCGCTGGCATCCCGTTGTCACGCGCCAGCAGCACGCCGTAATCGATGCATCTTGCATCGTCGATAAGCCGCACTGCCTCCGCGAGCGCGACGTACCGCTCGGGCAGACGGATATCCTTGGGGAACAGCGCGTGGAACTTCTGGTAGGGAATCAACGCGCGTTTGCGCGCCGCACGCTGGAGTGCATCCGCAACGAGTTGCACGGTCTCGGGTTTCAAGCTCGCCTCCGTCAGAACACCGCCGATGAAATGAGGGTGGGGCTTTACGTTCGTCTTACGATAAACAAAGCTAGCAAACGAAAGGTGTGCTTTCAAGTGCTCTTGTGCAAACCGTTTAAAACATGAGCGGTCGTTCAGTGTAGTCACGCAGGAGCGCTTCCGGCCCTTTCGAGAGGTCGCGCCGCGCTGATCGGTATCGCCTGTAGAATTCCCGCGCAGCCTCACCACCGGGAGAACAAGATGGAACAGGCGTATGCAGCGATCGGACGCGCGGTGATCGCAATGCAGATGTTCGAGGCGTGCTTCGTATCAGTCCACGAGGGCTTCAGGATGATCACCGACGAAGCCTATCGCGAGGCGACGGGCGGCATGATCGACGAGAAGAAATACAAGACCGCGACGGCAAACGTGGTGAAGGCCCTTTCCAGTCGAGAGCAGATCGCCGCCGATCTGGAGGACCGGCTGAACGTCCTGATCGAGCGCCGCAACGAACTCGTGCACCGCTGGTTCATGCAGCACGGCTGGCCGTGGCCTGATACAAACAACGCCGCCGACTATGCGCCCGTCGTGGAACTCG contains:
- a CDS encoding phage major capsid protein, whose product is MIVGNTYVKFLKCMAKAGGDPLAAAEIHRKDYGDGPALGLIQKAIITTGNLGGDAAYQAAVNDFVLGVQTYDVMARINALSPLHSIPVRTRVLVESEEPVAQWIGEGEIKVASGASFEELTIQPEKAAGLIVVTKEVVQLATDAAEKSLTRSLQRAVAKITSAAAFASPSVAGAPASLLDGATEIAATGDVQADMSALVAAFAGDIERAVLVMSSNTAMTLALQVAMVGGAGTLGVRGGTFCGLPTVASADVPDSIVALVDASGVTYGDDGVRLDTATQATVTIDDVQHSLWQENLIGFLAERFVSWLPAPGAVAYLSGVSWTSGLGGTQ
- a CDS encoding single-stranded DNA-binding protein; translated protein: MIDALVSGKLYGKPVCKTGQSGRSFVTAKVRAATGGDEAVFVNVIAFSDTAKDALLELDDGDNVALAGTLTPKAWLDKHGDAKPALDLVAHAVLTAYHVKRKRAAVQADGNGRAQRQGAPAFADDPLDEPF